The Gymnogyps californianus isolate 813 chromosome 15, ASM1813914v2, whole genome shotgun sequence genome includes the window GTTTTCAAATGTACCAAAAGGTCTGAGACCCAACGATAAGCCAGAACTGCGGGCTGGCAATCATATCCACAGAGTGCCCCGGGCAAGTCCTCACACCCAGGTCGACTCCTGACTACTTCAGTTGTGAGAGTTGCTGCTAATGCCAGTGGTTTGTTTCCAAATTCTGAGTATTTAATCTTTTATCTAGTTGTTCTGTTACCGAAGATGAGCATGCTCGGTCAGGTTGGATCAACAAGCATTTTATCACACAGGCAACACAACAGGCTGGGAATGTTTTACGTGAGTTTAATGGGGTTTAATATTCATTCGCCAACAGTACAAAATGTCAGATCTCCGCTATTTAAGGGCCAGAAACAtgtcaaacacacacacacagacaagcATTGCTCAGAAATAGTTATGCTGTGCATCAAACCTGAGTAACTGGAGCACAACCAATAATTTGTCCTGCCACACatctggggagagaaaagatgaGTGTCTTATTAGGTATTCTAGACCCTACAAAAATACATATGGCCATTTCATTTAACCCTATTTCTTTACAAGATGCATGTGCAAGAGTGCCTCTGGATGGATCCCACTGCACGttcaagctgctttttttaaattattttctccttaagCTTTAGCAGCCCATGCGTCAGGCTGCAATGATACATGGGAAAGgatctttgtattttctttactgatttAATTACAAGGGACTTCTGGAAtagctctcccttccctccttttctcctctggacAGCCGAAATGCCGGTGCAGCCATACACCTCCAGCGCAGCCATACACCTCCGGCACAGCCGTACACCACTGCCACAGCCGTACTCTGCCAGTGCCGCTGCACCCGATTTTGCCCCCTGGTGGAACCCCAGCAGAGATGAGCTGCCAGGAAAGCCTGGTaagggcagggaagaaaatctCCCCTCGGCTCGCCACATGCAAACGCACTGCAGGCAGATGAACCCAACGGAGATGCAAACAGGATTTGTCCCCAAATGCCTTCGCCGGGCACGTACAAGGTGACCGTGGGCTGGGTGGCAGCGTGGAGAGCATCTGAGAGCTCCTTCCTTGGGAGCcccaggaggagaggaaagtaAAGGGAGCTCTGCCAGCGGAGTCACAAACCCGGCGAATTTTATAAAGCGTCCCCTGTTAAAAACTGGAAGCTGTAACAGATCAGCAGCGCTGAGGCAGCCAAGTCTGGTGACTGGCAGCCACCACCCAGGCTGTGGTTGCCCTCTCGGCACGGCCAGTCAGGGAGACATTTTGCCAGGTATGATGGACCACAGGGGATGGAAAAGGTACGGGGAAACAAGGCAGCCGAGGAAGTGGCACAAGGACAAAATGTACTTTGACTTTCCcaccctgctgcagctccagatGGTTGTTTAATTTCCATAGTATATTAAGTCATAGCAGGTTTGAGATACCTCCAACATGTCAAATCACGCTTCGTTAGCATGCACagccccctgcagcccccagttCTGCGACTATAGCTCTGAAATGAAGGgaaattgcagagaaaagaacTGCCCCCTCCACACCAGCGCCCGCTCAGAGCCTCGGGACCTCCGCTTCCAAAGCAGACCTGGACTTTCGCCTGCTGgtcaggctgcccaggaccgaCTCCTCGCTGAAGGCCCCTTCGAAGGTCGACAGGATGGACTGGCGAAACTTCTCCTTGAAATCCGGCCCCACAAATACGTACAGGATGGGGTTGATGCAGCTGTTGAAGAAAGCAAGGCTGGAAACCAAGGGGATCCCTATGTAAAGGGCCATTTTCATCTCATGGCTGGAAGAGTTTTTGGATATTTCCAGCAAGGAGAAGACGTGATAGGGGaaataacagaggaaaaacGAGACTGTGACAGCGATGATAATTCTGTATGGCTTCGCAGAGTTGGCTAACTGCCTTCTTTTCAGCTTGACAGCAACGATGCTGTAGCAGATGAGAATCACCGTGAAAGGGATGAGGAACCCGCATAAGAATCGTGTTACGATCATCGCTTTATGCCGCATCCTCCACAGCCTCCGCGTTGCCTCGGACGTGTAGTCATCGGACAGCGCGAAATTATTATAGCAGCTGGTGATGTTCCTGGAACTGACCACAGTGTCCCGAAAGACGAGGTACGGGGAGCTGAGGAGGAGAGCCAGGACCCACGTCCCCAGTGCGATCCTGGCCGCCAGCTCCGGACTCCTGCGGTTGTGAGACCAGACGGGAAAGGCCACAGAAACGCAGCGGTCCATGCTGATGACCGTCAGGAGGAAGACGCTGGCGAACATGTTGAGGAACGCGATGGTGCTGTTCAGCTTGCACAGGAGCTTCCCAAACGGCCAGTGGAAGCCCAGGGCGGTGTAGGCGATGCTGAGGGGCAGGAAAAAGGTGAAGATGAAGTCAGCAATGGCCAGGTTGAGGAACCAGATGGAGTTCACCGTCTTCTTCATCTTGAAGCCTGCAATCCAGATGACGAGGCCGTTCCCTGTCACCCCCAGCAAACAGGCAATGCTGTACACCACCATGGAGAGGACGTGCATGCTCTTCTGGAGGCCGGAGTAGTAGTCATGGGCAGTGGCGTTCTCCGACTGCACGGTGGGGGAACTGGCAGGGAAGGgtgaaggggaagaagagacaaTCTCCATCACCAGCAAGCCGGAGTCCTGAAATCATAACAGCACACACCGCTATTATCTGCAGCTCCTACGGCTCAGGGGAGGTGAAAATCTTGGCTAGCAACTGTACACAGAATGTATGTGCAAAGCCAGATTATATAACTTAATATATAATTAACATAAAGTCCTTCTCTATAGCATCTGCACCTGCACGTCACAGAAACCACCGCGACCACAGAAAGCGACCCAGGTTTTGCTGTTGGTGTCGGCGCTGTCAGAACAACGCCTCCGTAAACGGCCTACAACAGCAATCCGACATGGGCCAGCAGCAGAACCACGGAAACCCAAATCCCTCAGCTGTGACGAGTCCTCTTCGGATGACCGATGACAAATTAAGATAGCAAAAAACATCTAGACTGATAAAGATTAAGTTAAAAGACTGTTCCTTCAACAAGTACCTTCCAGGGAGGTGCGTTCCAGGAGGCAGAACGGTACCCGAGGTGTTTTCAGGTGTGACCGTCAGCCCTTTACCCACAAACCACCCTCCCGGCGAGCCCACGGTTCTCCTTGCCCCCTTTCCTGCTCGCCCCAGCACCCCACCTCGCCAGGTCCCGGCAGGACTCACCGCGGCGCCGCGCTCCTTCGCCGCTCTGCCCGCAGCGGCTTGGTTTCGCCTCCTGGCTGACTCCCCTTCGAGACGCTGCTCCTCTCCGGAGTGACTCACGCTGCCTCGTCCCGTTTTCCCGTGGCTTGGGATCACGAGGAATTTAGTAGGATCGCTTATTCCCTGAGCTTGTTCCTCAATTTGTGGTGTGCCGATTTAACCCCTGAAGCCCCGGCGGTCGCAGGCTCCCTCGGGCCGGTTGGCCAAGCCCATCCGCTAACTCGGATGCGAAGCGCAAGGAGAACGCGGCCCCTTTCCTGCCTGCACCACTCATGCCCCCGCGGCAGCGTCCTTCCTCCCGAGCACCCGCACACCCCGCCgggtgccggggctgccctgccgtggggaggggacacacacacacacacgggaCGGGGCAGGCTCTGCTCCCCACGGCAGCGGCATCGTGACGGTGCTGCCAACCCGTGCCACGGCCTGGCACGCCTGCTCGCCTCGAGACGTGGCTTTGGCTAGCAgcccggccggggcggggggtcCTAGGGGTGGCTGGAAGCACTCCCTGCCCGGTGCAGAgtggcggggcaggggggggctCCCGTCCTCGGGCCCATGGGGGAGGCGAGAGGCACCCCTGGATCGCGGGGTGCTGGGAAcaccccagggctgggggaaagGCCCCCCCGGGGAACACGGCAGGCAGGGCCGGAGCTGCGGGGTGACGGCAGCGGGGTGACAGCAGAGGAGGGGTGACGGCAGAGGGGTGACGGCAGAGGAGGGGTGACGGCAGAGGGGTGACGGCAGCGGAGCCCCCGCCCGCCACCCGCCCCGGCCAAGGTCACCCGCGCCCCCACCGCCACGTGCTACCAGCGCCGCCAGCTCCGCCTCGACGTGGGCCAATAGGatgcggggagggggaaaagcgCGGCGCTGATTGGCCCGGATGCTTCCGGGGCGTGTTCCCCGCCGCCGGCCTAGCGGGGCGGAGCGAGGAGCTGATTGGCCGAGGCGCGGAGGGGCGTTTCTGAGCCGTCTATGCTAGGCGCGCGGGCTCCCGCGCGGTGGCGGAGCGGGATCGGGCTTTGGTGCGGAGCTGCGAGCGGGTAGGGGccgtgcggggccggggcctgGCACACCGCTGCGGGGTGAGAGCCGGGCAGGCAGCTCAGTTCCCCACCACCGGTGTCAGGGCAGGGGGAGCGCATCAGCGGGAGCCCCTCAGGAATGTGGGAGGTGATGGAGCCGGGATACGGGAGGTGCAGAGAGCCAGGTGGGGATGGAGCCTCAGGGCTGGGGTTCGCCCCTGCAGCAGGTGAACTGCCAGGGCCTGACTGGTGTCCCACCATGAAGGTGGAAATGGGGGTCTCATGCTGGGGTTTGCCCCTGCAGCAGGTGAACTGCCAGGGCCAGACTAGTGTCCCACCATGAAGGTGGAAATGGGGGTCTCAtcctggctggggaagggggagctcTGTCCCCCATGAGCCTTCTGCAGATCTGTGAAAGCGCTGGGTGCGAGTACTGCTGCGACATGCGCTGGGGGGACATGCTGGACCCAGCCGTCCTGCTCAAAGCCAGAGCACTGCACCCTGCCCTTTCCCTTGCAGCCATTTCCCTATCCCAATCCTGGTTTTCTGACAGGGattccctccctgccagcaagGCCCCGGGCTTGGGCAGGAGGGTGGCCGAGCATCCCTGCCCAGGGAGGGCAGTGCAGCAGGCCCATGCTGAACGGACTTCAGCAGCTTGGCACAAGCAAACTAAGTGCGATTGCTTAATAACCTGCTCACGGCCCTTTGCTGGCCTTGCAGGGTTAATGGGTAAAAAGATGCATTGTTTTCAGCCAAGGCAGAAGCTGGGCTGTCACTCCTGCCCGGGAGCTTGTGCTCTGCATTATAATGCTAGCAACGGTCGCACCGACGGGCCGAAGGGCTGCTGCCAGGCCTGGGCATCACACGTGCTGTGGAGTCAAGctgaggcagagctgctgcctcttaGGGCCCAGCTCCACAAGCCGTGCTTGCTTCAGTCAGGGTTTGGGGCAGGACTCCGACTCACTGGGGCTTTGCCCTCACAGCTATGCACAAGGGAAAGCAGCCGAGAGGTTTAAGCGTGCTGGGGAATGCAACGCACATTAAAATTGAGGTCTGTGGGTATGAGCACTTCACTGCCCTTGAAATTAAACAGCAGTTTTAATAAGATACCCTTGTGTCCATGAGGGCATTTGCTAGCATTTCCGAGAAGCCCTAAGACTCACGGATATACAGGAGTGAGAGGGAAAGGCATTGCTCGTGTTGCTGATACAGTTTGGTCTGCGGGCAGGTTCACCATGTCCCCAAGTGTCTGGCCAGGCGCTGCAGAGCTGGGCGGGGGGAGCCCAGGCGGGGCGGTGATGGGAGACTATCAGAAAATATCAAAGCACTATAATTAACGAACTGGTCTTAAATCAGCGGGGGAAGCCTGACAGTTGTCTGCGTTTTCCTCGCCCAATGGGCCCCAGCCCATGGCTCGTCCCTCTGTGTTTCCGGGGAAGATGCGGGATGGGAGCAGGCAGCACGCAGGGACGCAGTGCAGAGGCACCCAGCCCCGCTGCAGTCCCGCAAACTCCCCTCTCCACTGGCAGGTGACCTTGGACCCAGCAGGAGGATGGCAAACTCAACGCAGGGTGACAGGGGCCTCCCCAGCGCGGAGCTCTGGGCCTCCCATAACAGGATGGTAATGGCGCCGCTCGACAGCGACGACCCGGAGGTGAGAGCCCCGTCCTGGCCCCTACCCAGCAGCCGCTTCGTTCATCCCCCCCCGGACAGCCGTGGGGATTCTGACCTCCTCGAGCCAGGGATGTGGCAGGGAAATGGTCCAAGGCTGAGCTGGTGGGACCCATCCATCCTCCGtgtcccctctgcctgcagcgAGAGGTGGAGGGAGGGCATCCTCCAACCATCTGCAGATAACACAGTCATAACTTTGCATCTATTGCTCATACCCCTCTGCTTGAAGCTCTAACGTCCACACCAGAGCAACTGGCCCACCAGGCCACGTGGCAGTTGCCCTTGACTCTCTAGCCCAAATGACAGCTGAATTATCTGGCAGCTTCCTGGCAGGTAGAAACCCAAAACGTGGCCTGTGCCCGGACATATGAACTGTTTGGGATCAGCTGTACCAAGAAGGGATCTCGTCTCCCTTCTCCAGCACCTTTCCAGGCCCCTCTCCATCGCCCTGTCCCCTCCGAGGGTGCATCCCCTACCACAGAGCATCCACGTCTCCCTGCAGAGCCGGCACGGGTGAAgctgtttctctcccctcccaaagGTGCACAGCATCATCAAGAAGGAGAAGCAGCGGcaaaggctggggctggagctaATCGCATCGGAGAACTTTGCGAGCCGAGCGGTCCTGGAGGCCCTGGGATCCTGCATGAACAACAAATACTCCGAGGGTTACCCAGGACAGAGGTACAGGGCTGGGGCTGAGTCCCACCCAACCCAAACCCTcgcagggagggagaggagccacCCACGCTGCCGGACCTCACCTCTGGGAAGGAGGCGATGTCCTTGCACTGGCAGCCAAGCTCCTCCGGGGCAGGATCCGACCTTCTCGGCTTCTGTCCTTGGCCATGCATGGGACAATCTCAGCAGGGTCacatctgctgcagctgctgtcccGGTGGCTGCCACAAACGCGGCATCACCCCGGTTTCTCCCCAGCTTGGTCACAGGGACCGTTCTGAGTAATGAGTTTGGTTTTTAAGCCCTGCCCCATCCTTTACCGGCAGGTACTACGGCGGGACGGAGTTCGTAGACGAGCTGGAAAGGCTGTGCCAGAAGCGAGCCCTGCAGGCGTACCGGCTCGACCCCCAGAAGTGGGGTGTCAACGTCCAGCCCTACTCAGGTAACGGGGTGCTCAGGAGAGCCAGGCCGGCTGCACTGGCCTCCGCGCATCCCCGCACCCATAACCGGCCCGGTGTGCTCTCGCTGCAGGGTCACCCGCAAACTTTGCGGTGTACACGGCCCTGGTGGAGCCCCACGGCAGGATCATGGGGCTGGACCTGCCCGACGGGGGCCACCTCACCCACGGGTTCATGACGGACAAGAAGAAGATCTCTGCCACCTCTGTCTTCTTCGAGTCCATGCCCTACAAGGtaagcagagctgctccagccgGAGCCAGGATGTGGTCATCATAAGTGTTAGTGCTCCCGGCGTCAGGCTCCCAGCACCCCCTCCTGGGGGATGACACTGCAGCTGATCTTCACCCATACCAAGG containing:
- the LOC127022674 gene encoding chemerin-like receptor 1 — protein: MEIVSSSPSPFPASSPTVQSENATAHDYYSGLQKSMHVLSMVVYSIACLLGVTGNGLVIWIAGFKMKKTVNSIWFLNLAIADFIFTFFLPLSIAYTALGFHWPFGKLLCKLNSTIAFLNMFASVFLLTVISMDRCVSVAFPVWSHNRRSPELAARIALGTWVLALLLSSPYLVFRDTVVSSRNITSCYNNFALSDDYTSEATRRLWRMRHKAMIVTRFLCGFLIPFTVILICYSIVAVKLKRRQLANSAKPYRIIIAVTVSFFLCYFPYHVFSLLEISKNSSSHEMKMALYIGIPLVSSLAFFNSCINPILYVFVGPDFKEKFRQSILSTFEGAFSEESVLGSLTSRRKSRSALEAEVPRL